A single genomic interval of Shewanella psychropiezotolerans harbors:
- the fadR gene encoding fatty acid metabolism transcriptional regulator FadR: MTIAQKPPLTSKDSGIIEAKGPASFAEKYIVRSIWEDKFPPGTILPAERELSELIGVTRTTLREVLQRLARDGWLTIQHGKPTRVNDIWESSGLNVLETIADLNPAGEPVLLEQLLSARTNISAIYFKGAVRHNPDKVLEALELISSLDDDPQAYVDFDYQLHHTLAFNSGNPLYVLILNGFKGLYSRVGKDYFTIPKARELAFEFYEGLRQLAAEKNHNAIPALMRSYGINSGKVWQRFKNNHTQNTEN, encoded by the coding sequence ATGACAATTGCCCAAAAACCTCCTTTAACTTCAAAAGATTCGGGGATCATTGAGGCTAAAGGACCGGCGAGCTTTGCTGAAAAATACATTGTCCGATCGATTTGGGAAGATAAGTTCCCCCCAGGTACGATTTTGCCTGCAGAGCGTGAGCTTTCTGAATTAATCGGAGTTACACGAACCACACTCAGAGAAGTGCTTCAGCGATTGGCCAGAGATGGCTGGCTGACGATTCAACATGGTAAGCCAACCCGAGTCAATGATATCTGGGAATCATCTGGTCTCAATGTCTTAGAGACCATTGCCGATCTTAATCCTGCCGGTGAACCTGTACTATTGGAACAGCTACTCTCGGCCCGAACCAATATCAGCGCCATCTATTTCAAGGGCGCGGTTCGCCATAATCCGGACAAGGTACTGGAAGCATTGGAGCTGATCTCGAGTTTAGATGACGATCCTCAGGCCTATGTCGATTTTGATTATCAGCTGCATCATACTTTAGCGTTCAATTCAGGTAATCCACTCTATGTGCTGATCCTTAATGGCTTTAAAGGCCTTTATAGTCGAGTTGGTAAAGATTATTTCACCATACCTAAAGCGCGAGAGTTAGCGTTTGAGTTTTATGAAGGGCTAAGACAACTCGCAGCAGAGAAGAACCACAACGCGATACCGGCTTTGATGCGCAGTTATGGTATCAATAGCGGTAAGGTGTGGCAGAGATTTAAAAATAATCACACTCAAAATACGGAAAATTGA